In Catharus ustulatus isolate bCatUst1 chromosome 29, bCatUst1.pri.v2, whole genome shotgun sequence, the following are encoded in one genomic region:
- the LOC117008366 gene encoding nuclear receptor 2C2-associated protein, giving the protein MPPEPLVCAQTATRVSSVLNRDVKHFGKQHLFDGSEETCWNSDQGTSQWVTLDFPRPVKVSELHIQFQGGFSSRLCTLEGCRTGEELVKISELYPQDNHAMQRFQVEETVLDKLKITFGSSTDFFGRIVIYHLGVLGERL; this is encoded by the exons ATGCCCCCGGAGCCCCTGGTGTGCGCCCAGACGGCCACGCG ggtgagCTCCGTGCTGAACCGGGACGTGAAGCATTTTGGGAAGCAGCACCTGTTCGATGGCAGCGAGGAGACCTGCTGGAACTCAGACCAG GGCACATCCCAGTGGGTCACCCTGGATTTCCCCCGTCCTGTCAAGGTCTCAGAGCTCCACATCCAGTTCCAGGGGGGATTTTCCAGCCGGCTCTGCACGCTGGAGG gctgcagaaCAGGTGAGGAACTGGTGAAAATCTCGGAGCTGTACCCCCAGGACAACCATGCCATGCAA AGGTTCCAGGTGGAGGAGACTGTGCTGGATAAGCTGAAGATCACCTTTGGGAGCAGCAcggatttttttgggaggattgTGATTTAtcacctgggggtgctgggggagaggCTCTAG